A part of Desulfofundulus salinus genomic DNA contains:
- a CDS encoding energy-coupling factor ABC transporter permease, with protein sequence MRKNTGILLSILFLLFLFFPQQNAWAMHIMEGFLPLKWCLFWYALTLPFLVAGILSIQKAVKVDPGVKMLLGLAGAFAFVLSALKLPSVTGSCSHPTGVGLGAILFGPWAMSVLGCIVLLFQAVLLAHGGLTTLGANTFSMAVVGPLVAYVIYRLGERLALPRWLSVFLAAFLGDLLTYVTTSIQLALAFPASHGGVVAAMIKFMGIFAVTQVPLAISEGILTIIVFNFLVAHNRHELEQLRVLSRGV encoded by the coding sequence ATGAGGAAGAATACGGGGATCCTTTTATCCATTCTCTTTCTTCTTTTCCTGTTCTTTCCCCAGCAAAATGCCTGGGCCATGCACATAATGGAGGGGTTTCTTCCCTTAAAGTGGTGTCTTTTCTGGTATGCTCTGACCTTACCGTTTCTCGTTGCAGGTATCCTGTCCATTCAAAAGGCCGTAAAGGTTGACCCGGGTGTGAAAATGCTCCTGGGGCTGGCTGGTGCCTTTGCCTTTGTCCTTTCGGCTTTGAAACTTCCTTCCGTTACCGGCAGCTGTTCTCATCCCACCGGCGTCGGGCTGGGGGCCATACTTTTCGGGCCGTGGGCCATGAGCGTATTGGGCTGCATCGTGCTGCTCTTTCAGGCGGTTCTGCTGGCTCACGGCGGCTTAACCACGCTGGGGGCCAACACCTTTTCCATGGCGGTGGTGGGCCCCCTGGTGGCCTACGTTATTTACCGGTTGGGTGAAAGGTTGGCCCTGCCCCGGTGGCTTTCGGTATTTTTGGCTGCCTTTTTAGGTGACCTGTTGACCTATGTTACCACGTCCATACAATTGGCGCTGGCCTTTCCCGCTTCCCATGGCGGGGTGGTAGCGGCCATGATCAAGTTCATGGGTATCTTTGCGGTAACCCAGGTGCCGCTGGCCATCAGCGAGGGTATTCTGACCATTATTGTTTTTAACTTCCTGGTTGCTCACAACCGCCATGAACTGGAACAACTGCGAGTCTTATCCCGGGGGGTATGA
- a CDS encoding energy-coupling factor ABC transporter substrate-binding protein, giving the protein MRTGVKNLLLIFIVLVLAVFPLLMNKNAEFGGADEQAEKMIGELQPDYQPWFESVWEPPSGEIESLLFALQAALGAGFIGYFIGFYRGCRGNHVKRNQPGELLGERDTGV; this is encoded by the coding sequence ATGAGAACCGGTGTAAAAAACCTGTTATTGATTTTCATTGTCCTGGTACTGGCTGTCTTTCCTCTGTTGATGAATAAAAATGCTGAATTTGGGGGGGCCGATGAACAGGCAGAGAAAATGATTGGAGAATTACAGCCGGATTACCAGCCGTGGTTTGAATCCGTGTGGGAGCCTCCCAGCGGGGAGATCGAAAGCTTGCTCTTTGCCCTGCAGGCAGCACTGGGTGCTGGATTTATCGGCTATTTCATAGGGTTCTACCGCGGCTGCAGGGGGAACCACGTCAAGCGAAATCAACCCGGGGAGTTGTTAGGGGAGAGAGATACTGGTGTTTAA
- the cbiQ gene encoding cobalt ECF transporter T component CbiQ: MFKIDQYAYTSSLRHVHPGEKFAFAMLTMSICLAASSVLVPALVTCLTAAAIILVARVPARFYFRLLLLPLGFLVAGLLAITLTISREPDPAVCGFAIRGITLGVTIPGLYHAALLFTKSLGAVSCLYFLSLTTPMVEIISVLRRLKVPALLIELMGLVYRFIFVIMETAGRMYISQTSRCGYAGLKASYRSLAQLVSNLFVKSCYRSQALFTALLARGYTGEIRMWEDPRPVSRKNLALIALVDFILLVLVLVSWRWPV; encoded by the coding sequence GTGTTTAAAATTGACCAGTATGCATATACCAGCAGCCTGCGCCATGTTCATCCCGGAGAAAAATTCGCCTTTGCCATGCTTACCATGAGTATATGCCTGGCGGCTTCAAGCGTCCTGGTACCTGCCCTGGTCACCTGTTTGACGGCGGCGGCCATAATCCTGGTCGCCCGCGTACCGGCACGCTTTTACTTCAGACTTTTGTTGCTGCCTCTGGGTTTTCTGGTGGCCGGGCTGCTGGCCATCACCCTGACCATCTCCCGGGAACCCGACCCGGCGGTTTGCGGGTTCGCTATCCGGGGGATTACCCTGGGTGTAACCATACCGGGCCTTTATCATGCGGCCCTGCTTTTTACAAAGTCCCTGGGGGCCGTTTCCTGTCTTTACTTTTTATCTCTGACCACTCCCATGGTGGAGATTATTTCTGTCCTGCGCCGGTTAAAGGTGCCTGCCCTGCTCATTGAATTGATGGGCCTGGTCTACCGTTTTATCTTCGTAATCATGGAAACAGCCGGTAGAATGTACATTTCCCAGACCTCACGCTGTGGCTATGCCGGTCTGAAGGCGTCCTATCGATCCCTGGCTCAGCTGGTATCCAACCTTTTTGTCAAGTCATGTTACCGCTCCCAGGCCCTTTTCACCGCCCTCTTGGCCAGGGGTTATACGGGAGAGATACGGATGTGGGAAGACCCCCGTCCGGTATCCAGGAAAAATCTGGCCCTTATTGCCCTTGTAGATTTTATCCTGCTGGTTCTGGTTCTGGTGAGCTGGAGGTGGCCTGTTTGA
- a CDS encoding energy-coupling factor ABC transporter ATP-binding protein — protein MKEFILEARDIHFVYSDGTTALRGATMAIEKGRKVAVLGSNGAGKTTIFLHFNGILRPGRGRVLFAGREVRYDHRSLMQLRKNVGIVFQDPDTQLFSASVIQEISFGPLNLGLPEGEVARRVENAMAATEIADLRDRPTHLLSYGQKKRVCLAGVLAMEPSVLICDEPTAGLDPVHAAQVMKLFDRINQQGTTVILATHDVDLAYSWADYVFVMSRGTVVGEGLPEEVFHDERLLKQSDLTRPWLVEIHEQLSRRGWLPDGLPLPRTKEQLFDCIQRVSGSGKPSLVHVFPREKMRSECASCSVGRK, from the coding sequence TTGAAGGAATTTATCCTGGAAGCCCGTGATATTCATTTTGTCTATTCCGATGGCACGACCGCCCTGCGGGGAGCCACTATGGCCATTGAAAAAGGAAGAAAGGTGGCGGTGCTGGGCTCCAACGGGGCCGGCAAGACCACTATTTTCCTTCACTTTAACGGTATCCTGCGCCCGGGGCGGGGCCGGGTGTTGTTTGCCGGCCGGGAAGTACGGTACGATCACCGTTCGCTGATGCAGTTGCGCAAAAATGTGGGCATTGTTTTTCAAGACCCCGATACCCAGCTTTTTTCGGCCAGCGTGATCCAGGAAATTTCTTTTGGCCCTTTAAATTTGGGGCTGCCCGAGGGGGAGGTGGCCCGCCGCGTGGAAAACGCCATGGCAGCCACGGAAATTGCCGACCTCAGGGACAGGCCCACCCACCTTTTAAGCTACGGCCAGAAAAAGAGAGTCTGCCTGGCCGGTGTTCTGGCCATGGAGCCCAGTGTGCTGATCTGCGATGAACCTACCGCCGGCCTGGACCCCGTACATGCTGCCCAGGTAATGAAACTATTTGACCGCATCAACCAGCAGGGTACTACCGTTATCCTGGCCACCCACGATGTGGACCTGGCCTATTCCTGGGCCGATTATGTGTTTGTGATGAGCCGCGGTACCGTGGTGGGGGAAGGCTTGCCCGAAGAAGTTTTTCACGATGAGCGGCTTTTGAAACAGAGTGATTTAACCCGCCCCTGGCTGGTGGAGATCCATGAGCAGCTGAGCCGCAGGGGATGGCTGCCTGACGGTTTACCCTTGCCCCGCACGAAAGAACAGCTTTTTGACTGTATTCAAAGGGTTTCCGGTTCAGGAAAACCGTCTTTAGTACATGTTTTCCCCCGGGAAAAAATGCGCTCGGAATGTGCATCATGCAGTGTGGGGAGAAAATGA
- a CDS encoding L-lactate dehydrogenase, with protein MPVNDKRKIAVVGVGAVGSATAYAVMMSGLVSELVLVDINRERAEGEAMDLAHGASFIKPIRIYAGEYEDCRDADIVIFCAGVNQKPGETRLDLVQRNYAVLKEVLVRLMPLEENGVFLMVTNPVDILTYAALRLTNLPPNRVIGSGTVLDSSRFRYLLSQYCQVEPRNIHAYVVGEHGDTEVPLWSLANIAGMPVQEFCCWRGVPCLNPEEITRRVREAAYEVIARKGATYYAIGLAVKRICESILRDENSILTVSGLVDGEYGITDVCLSLPSIVNRTGRVRVLAVPIASGEEEALHHSARTLKSIIAQLDLP; from the coding sequence ATGCCCGTAAATGATAAGCGCAAAATAGCAGTGGTGGGAGTTGGTGCGGTCGGGTCCGCCACCGCCTACGCGGTGATGATGAGCGGCCTGGTCAGCGAACTGGTACTGGTGGATATCAACCGGGAGCGGGCCGAGGGAGAGGCCATGGACCTGGCCCACGGTGCTTCGTTCATCAAACCCATTCGCATTTACGCCGGCGAATATGAGGACTGCCGCGATGCCGATATCGTAATCTTTTGCGCCGGGGTCAATCAGAAGCCCGGCGAAACGCGCCTGGATCTGGTGCAACGGAATTATGCCGTTCTGAAAGAAGTTCTTGTTCGCCTCATGCCCCTGGAGGAGAACGGGGTGTTTTTAATGGTAACCAATCCGGTGGACATCCTTACCTACGCAGCGTTGCGCTTGACCAACCTGCCTCCCAACCGGGTTATCGGTTCCGGCACGGTCCTGGACAGCTCCCGTTTCCGCTATTTGCTCAGTCAATACTGCCAGGTGGAACCCCGGAACATTCACGCCTACGTGGTAGGCGAACATGGGGACACGGAAGTACCCCTGTGGAGCCTGGCCAACATAGCCGGCATGCCGGTGCAGGAATTCTGCTGCTGGCGTGGGGTGCCCTGCCTCAATCCCGAGGAAATCACCCGGCGGGTAAGGGAGGCCGCCTACGAGGTTATCGCCCGCAAGGGGGCCACTTATTATGCCATTGGCCTGGCGGTGAAACGGATTTGTGAAAGCATCTTAAGGGACGAAAACTCCATCCTGACGGTGTCCGGCCTGGTGGATGGCGAATATGGGATCACTGACGTTTGTCTCAGCCTTCCTTCCATTGTAAACCGGACGGGCCGGGTCCGGGTGCTGGCCGTACCCATTGCCTCCGGGGAAGAAGAGGCTTTACATCATTCCGCCCGGACGCTAAAATCAATTATAGCGCAGCTGGATTTA